One Oryza sativa Japonica Group chromosome 8, ASM3414082v1 DNA window includes the following coding sequences:
- the LOC4344859 gene encoding tyrosine--tRNA ligase 1, cytoplasmic, translating to MAGDADSGGLPGGEAAEEMGMGGEEERVATLLGIAEECDTEEELRLLLRGNPHPVCYDSFLPCDRMTIAQGVLKAIHVRKMVEAGCRVKIWIDDWSAFLNNKLGGDMEKIQTVGRYMIEVWKSIGMNHDGVEFLCSSAEINSRADEYWPRVMGISTHRKIGVVRELRECKKPTAQFFNPCMQCAGIFFLEADICQMGMDQHEVNKLATTYSDNRQEKKPIILSHYLLPGLKGQNKMSASDPASAIFMDDEKAEIDLKIKQAFCPPKIVKGNPCIEYIKYIIFPWFGKFEVVRKAKNGGNKTFMSVEELVMDYESGSLHPADVKPALKEAINQILKPVREHFENNKEAKFLRDTVKGYSEVNSE from the exons ATGGCCGGCGATGCCGATTCCGGTGGCCTCCCGGG gggcgaggcggcggaggagatggggatgggcggcgaggaggagagggttGCGACGCTGCTAGGGATCGCGGAGGAGTGCGACAcggaggaggagctccggctgctgctgcggggGAATCCCCACCCCGTCTGCTACGACAGCTTCCTGCCCTGCGACCGCATGACCATTGCCCAG GGTGTTTTGAAAGCAATACATGTGAGAAAAATGGTAGAAGCTGGATGCAGAGTAAAAATCTGGATAGATGATTGGTCTGCCTTCCTGAACAACAAGCTGGGAGGTGACATGGAAAAAATCCAGACTGTTGGCCGCTACATGATAGAGGTCTGGAAATCCATTGGTATGAACCATGATGGGGTAGAATTTCTTTGTTCATCGGCTGAGATCAATAGTCGGGCAGATGAATATTGGCCACGTGTCATGGGTATTAGCACACACCGCAAGATTGGAGTTGTGAG GGAGCTCAGGGAATGCAAAAAGCCTACTGCCCAGTTCTTCAACCCTTGCATGCAGTGTGCTGGCATATTCTTCCTAGAG GCAGACATTTGTCAGATGGGCATGGATCAGCATGAGGTCAACAAGCTAGCAACAACGTATTCTGATAACAGACAGGAAAAGAAGCCAATTATTCTGTCACACT ACTTGCTCCCTGGCTTGAAAGGGCAGAACAAGATGTCTGCTAGTGATCCAGCATCAGCCATCTTCATGGATGATGAGAAG GCTGAGATAGATTTAAAGATAAAACAGGCTTTCTGCCCTCCAAAGATTGTCAAGGGAAATCCATGTATTGAGTACATAAAATACATCATTTTTCCTTGGTTTGGCAAATTTGAGGTGGTCCGGAAGGCTAAAAATGGTGGAAACAA GACATTTATGAGCGTGGAAGAACTAGTCATGGACTATGAGAGTGGTTCCTTGCATCCTGCTGATGTAAAGCCTGCTCTGAAAGAAGCAATAAACCAAATATTGAAA CCTGTCCGTGAGCACTTTGAAAACAACAAGGAAGCCAAATTCTTGCGTGATACAGTTAAG GGCTACAGCGAGGTCAATAGTGAATAA
- the LOC4344860 gene encoding pentatricopeptide repeat-containing protein At3g59040, with the protein MEAAAAIGGARSPLSFSSSLCNAKVSCGLALHNVKIKSSRRLEVVCHGMLTTRKFMQKKKKEEVYKDAADEAEQKNWRMMMREIEESGSAVSILKTQRSKKEPLPRDAVLGTLMRFKQLKKWNLVSEILEWLRTQHWWNFSEMDFLMLVTAYGKLGDFSRAERVLKYMNKKGYKPSVISQTALMEAYGRAKQYRKAEAVFRRMQTSGPEPSAVTYQIILKSFVEGDKYKEAEAIFEDLLNEKRASFKPDQKMFHMMIYMYKKAGDYAQARKLFAQMSERGIPLSTVTFNSLMSFETNYKEVSSIYDQMQRTALKPDVVSYSLLIKAYGKARREEEALAVFEEMLDAGVRPTRKSYNILIDAFAISGLVEEAHTVFKAMRRHRVEPDLCSYTTMVLAYVNASDMDGAEKFFRRIKEDGLKPNVVVYGTLMKGYSKLNNVERVMRVYERMRMQGVEPNQTIYTTIMDVHGRNSDFGNAVIWFKEMEARGYPADKKAKNILLSLAKTPEEQEEANELTGNCAIQLEAKPDGTTYGLEINGTGNEYKHGQNDAGHDSLLDGACTTSNRNGKVEAGKGHFEEVNDDDDDDDDDDYDEELNFVSFKDKRELNFAT; encoded by the exons atggaggcggcggcggcgattggAGGGGCGCGGTCCccgctctccttctcctccagcCTCTG CAATGCAAAAGTATCCTGTGGTTTAGCTCTTCACAATGTGAAGATCAAGAGCAGTCGAAGGCTTGAGGTGGTTTGCCATGGAATGTTGACAACCAGAAAGTTCatgcagaagaagaagaaagaggaggTATATAAGGATGCTGCTGATGAAGCAGAGCAGAAGAATTGGAGGATGATGATGAGGGAGATAGAAGAGTCAGGATCAGCTGTCTCCATTCTGAAGACTCAGCGAAGCAAGAAAGAACCACTGCCAAGGGATGCTGTTCTTGGAACTCTTATGCGGTTCAAACAGCTCAAGAAATGGAACCTGGTCAGCGAG ATTCTTGAATGGCTACGCACACAACATTGGTGGAACTTCAGTGAGATGGACTTTTTGATGCTTGTTACGGCCTATGGAAAATTAGGAGATTTTAGCAGAGCGGAGAGGGTCCTGAAGTATATGAACAAGAAAGGTTACAAACCAAGCGTGATATCTCAGACTGCACTGATGGAAGCATATGGAAGAGCCAAGCAGTATCGTAAGGCTGAAGCAGTGTTTCGCAGGATGCAAACATCAGGCCCTGAGCCATCAGCTGTGACATAtcaaatcattttgaaatcTTTTGTTGAG GGTGACAAATACAAGGAAGCTGAAGCTATTTTTGAGGACCTTCTTAATGAGAAAAGAGCTTCTTTTAAGCCTGACCAGAAGATGTTTCATATGATGATTTATATGTACAAGAAAGCTGGCGACTATGCCCAGGCTCGGAAACTATTTGCTCAGATGTCAGAGAGAGGAATCCCTCTATCAACAGTCACCTTTAATAGTTTGATGTCATTTGAAACAAATTACAAGGAAGTTTCAAGTATTTATGATCAG ATGCAAAGAACTGCGCTAAAACCAGATGTTGTGAGCTACTCCCTGCTCATCAAAGCTTATGGAAAAGCTAGAAGGGAAGAAGAAGCATTAGCAGTTTTTGAAGAGATGCTTGATGCAGGAGTCAG GCCAACACGCAAGTCGTATAACATTTTGATTGATGCATTTGCAATATCTGGATTGGTAGAAGAAGCTCATACAGTTTTCAAGGCCATGAGAAGACACAG GGTTGAGCCTGATCTCTGTTCTTACACAACAATGGTCTTAGCTTATGTGAATGCTTCTGACATGGATGGGGCTGAGAAATTCTTCCGCCGGATTAAAGAGGAcggtttgaagccaaatgttGTTGTTTATGGAACTTTGATGAAGGGCTACTCGAAATTAAATAATGTTGAGAGAGTAATGAGAGTGTACGAGAGAATGCGGATGCAGGGTGTTGAACCCAATCAGACTATTTATACTACCATCATGGATGTGCATGGAAGGAACTCTGATTTTGGAAATGCTGTCATCTGGTTCAAAGAAATGGAGGCTCGTGGGTACCCAGCAGACAAGAAAGCAAAGAATATCCTTCTTTCTCTTGCCAAAACTCctgaagaacaagaagaagcgAATGAATTGACAGGGAATTGTGCAATTCAGCTGGAAGCAAAACCCGATGGAACAACATATGGTTTAGAAATAAATGGTACTGGAAATGAGTATAAACATGGACAAAATGATGCTGGGCATGACAGTTTGTTAGATGGCGCATGCACCACAAGTAATCGAAATGGTAAAGTCGAGGCTGGGAAAGGTCATTTTGAGGAGGTtaatgacgatgatgatgatgatgatgacgatgattaCGATGAAGAGTTAAATTTTGTTTCTTTCAAAGATAAGCGAGAACTAAATTTTGCCACTTGA
- the LOC9269926 gene encoding uncharacterized protein has product MDLETENHLASLLLEEARRLQLEADREGVHAYLRKPNVRHRLNSRFLTATVRGVQQANRVVEVNKMWRAREKELELESKTKRRSINRGDSRGKKRRSDVRNQSSSPRMEQDSTSYNSSYLDLEGALGDDEIEMFLHSRVKRGRGAVGSRMDETGPYLNASSRSQDNVPSLDIRVEEKWELQVQGPERPLSLRFQSTDDYWHRETMDGEPSISGKHMKKRKKKESNSEKKDKEERRKKHEKKKI; this is encoded by the exons ATGGATCTGGAGACGGAGAATCATCTTGCTTCTTTACTCCTTGAAGAGGCACGGAGATTGCAGTTAGAGGCTGACAGGGAAGGTGTTCACGCGTATCTGCGAAAGCCCAATGTAAGGCATCGCCTGAATTCACGGTTCCTCACAGCCACAGTTCGTGGAGTTCAACAAG CAAACCGAGTTGTAGAGGTCAATAAAATGTGGCGAGCAAGGGAGAAGGAACTTGAATTGGAGTCTAAGACAAAAAGAAGATCTATTAATCGTGGTGACTCTAGAGGTAAAAAACGCAGGAGTGATGTAAGAAACCAGAGCTCAAGTCCAAGGATGGAACAAGATAGCACTTCTTATAATAGTTCTTACTTGGACCTGGAGGGTGCTCTAGGGGATGATGAAATAGAGATGTTCCTTCATTCGAG GGTGAAGAGAGGACGAGGGGCCGTTGGTTCTAGGATGGATGAGACCGGTCCATATCTTAATGCTTCATCACGTAGTCAAGACAACGTACCTAGTCTTGATATAAGGGTGGAAGAAAAATGGGAACTCCAAGTACAAGGCCCAGAGAGGCCACTGTCTTTGAGATTCCAATCCACAGATGATTATTGGCATAGGGAAACAATGGATGGCGAACCATCCATCTCTGGGAAacacatgaaaaaaagaaagaaaaaggagagcaattcagagaaaaaagataaggaagagagaaggaagaaacatgaaaagaaaaaaatctaa
- the LOC4344862 gene encoding SWR1 complex subunit 2, with translation MADLADEDPPVLLDRASRATRGKRITKLLEDEVEQDEVFWNQDALKEDEEDDNYEEEQDAGDEFDSDFGEDESEPDDEPEKEVRERLPIKKRLIFPGKTMKKINAKKKKKVVPKLEDDSKTDKYSDQQSPSKQTDIPDELETGEKTIRKSTRTSVIVRQAEREAIRAEKEATMKPVIKKKKEGEEKRMTQEEMLLEAAETEIINLRNLERVLAREEEVKKKAVVHKAVYEGPTIRFCSRDGESRLEFINGASFGSELCTTSAPYPEKSICAVTGLPAKYRDPKTGLPYATKEAFKIIRESFLKEEADRKRPNLANMGELFESITGEYSTPKKRRIEARSPSISSDQRHGGRFRRIPALDLLDED, from the exons atggccgaccTCGCCGACGAGGATCCGCCCGTCCTCCTCGACCGCGCCTCTCGTGCCACCCGTGGGAAGAG GATAACCAAGCTCCTCGAAGATGAGGTTGAGCAGGACGAGGTCTTCTGGAATCAGGACGCCCTCAAGGAG GATGAAGAAGATGACAACTACGAGGAAGAGCAGGATGCTGGTGATGAATTCGACAGTGATTTTGGTGAAGAT GAGTCGGAACCTGATGATGAACCGGAAAAGGAAGTACGTGAGAG ATTACCTATCAAAAAGCGACTCATATTCCCTGGGAAGACTATGAAAAAAATCAatgccaagaagaagaagaaggtggtCCCAAAGCTGGAAGATGATTCCAAAACTGACAAGTATTCAGATCAGCAAAGTCCATCTAAGCAAACAGACATTCCTGATGAACTGGAGACCGGTGAAAAGACCATCAGGAAATCAACTAGAACATCTGTCATCGTCAGACAAGCTGAGAGGGAGGCAATACGTGCTGAGAAAGAAGCAACGATGAAG CCTGTTattaagaagaaaaaggagggagaaGAAAAGCGTATGACACAAGAAGAGATGCTGTTGGAAGCAGCTGAAACAG AGATCATCAACCTGAGAAATCTTGAACGTGTATTGGCAAGAGAGGAGGAGGTTAAGAAAAAAGCCGTTGTTCATAAAGCTGTTTATGAGGGTCCTACGATTCGGTTTTGCTCAAGAGATG GGGAGTCACGCTTGGAATTCATCAACGGGGCATCATTTGGGTCAGAACTTTGTACAACCTCAGCTCCTT ATCCAGAGAAATCTATTTGTGCTGTAACTGGACTTCCTGCCAA ATACCGTGACCCAAAGACGGGGTTGCCATATGCAACAAAGGAAGCATTTAAAATCATCCGAGAAAG TTTCCTGAAAGAGGAGGCTGACAGGAAGAGGCCCAACTTGGCGAATATGGGAGAGCTCTTTGAATCAATAACAGGAGAATACTCCACACCCAAGAAGAGAAGAATTGAGGCAAGATCACCCAGCATCTCATCAGACCAAAGGCATGGAGGACGCTTTCGACGAATACCTGCTCTTGATTTGCTGGACGAGGACTGA